Within Streptomyces sp. SS1-1, the genomic segment GGGCAGCACCGCGCTCACCTCGACGCTGACCCAGCTGCGGCACAAGATCGCCTGGATGTACGCCGTGGAGGCGTCCGCCGACCCCGTGGAGTCCTGGGCGGAGCACGGCGCGATCGTGGACGCGGTGGCGCGCGGCGACGGCGAACGCGCCCGCGCGCTCACCGCCCTGCACACCGAGCGCGGGCTGTCCGCGCACCGGCTGCGCTTCGGCTCCGGGGGCGAGCGCGCGGAGCGTGTGAGGAATTCGCAACATGCCGTAAACATGCCGAGCCTGCGGAATTAACACAGGCGCCGTATACAAAGAAGAGCAATTCCGGGGCGGCGCATTCATGCTGCCCTTTTTTGACTGTCCGGGGTAATTCAGGTGCCGTCGTGGCGCCGCCGCCGTGAAATTCCACGCGAGCCCGGCCCGGAAAGACGAAGCCGCGCCCGCCGGAAAGGCGGACGCGGCTTCCGTGCCGTGCGGGAGACCCGCTCGGGCCACTCAGACCGTCTCGGGCAGTTCCTCGAGGCCCTCGGCGACCAGCTTGGCCAGACGGTCGAGGGCGGCGTCCGCACCCTCGGCGTCGGAGGCGAGGACGATCTCCTCGCCGCCCTGGGCGCCCAGGCCCAGGACCGCCAGCATCGAGGCCGCGTTGACGGGGTTGCCGTCGGCCTTGGCGATGGTCACCGGGACGCCTGTGGCCGTGGCGGCCCGGACGAAGATGGAGGCGGGGCGGGCGTGGAGACCCTCGGCCCAGCCGACGTTGACGCGGCGCTCAGCCATGTGTTGCTGCCCTTCGGTGTTCAGGGTTGTCTAGACCAGTTTCACACATTGGGGGCGCCCGATGGAACGGCCCGCGCGCCCCTGCCTCGACGACCGCCGCACCCCGCCGGACGTCGGGAACAGCCTGCCTCGCGCCGGTGTCGTACGCGAGCCGTAACCTGGCCCCATGCAGAGCGCCTCGGACCGGCACGTGTACCCCGCCCACTGGGAAGCCGACGTGGTGCTGCGCGACGGCGGCACCGCGCGCATCCGGCCCATCACCGTCGACGACGCCGAGCGCCTGGTCAGCTTCTACGAACAGGTGTCCGACGAATCGAAGTACTACCGCTTCTTCGCGCCCTACCCGCGCCTGTCCGCCAAGGACGTCCGCCGCTTCACCCACCACGACTTCGTGGACCGGGTGGGACTCGCGGCCACGATCGGCGGCGACTTCATCGCCACCGTGCGGTACGACCGCATCGGCGCCGACGGGGCGCCCGCGTCCGCCCCCGCCGACGAGGCCGAGGTCGCCTTCCTCGTCCAGGACGCCCACCAGGGACGCGGCGTCGCCTCCGCCCTGCTCGAACACATCGCGGCGGTCGCCCGGGAGCGCGGCATACGCCGGTTCGCCGCCGAGGTGCTGCCCGCCAACACCAAGATGATCAAGGTGTTCACGGACGCCGGGTACACCCAGAAGCGCAGCTTCGAGGACGGCGTCGTCCGCCTGGAGTTCGACCTGGAGCCCACCGACCGCTCGCTCGCCGTGCAGTACGCGCGCGAGCAGCGCGCCGAGGCCCGGTCCGTGCAGCGCCTCCTCGTGCCCGGCTCCGTCGCCGTCGTCGGCGTCGGCCGCACCCCCGGCGGCGTCGGCCGAGGCGTCCTCGGCAACATCACGGACGCCGGGTTCACCGGCCGGGTGTACGCGGTGAACAAGGCGTTCCCGAAGGACCTGGAGGAGATCGACGGGGTGCCCGCGCACCGGTCCGTGCGCGAGATCGAGGAGCAGGTCGACCTCGCGGTCGTCGCCGTCCCCGCCGAGCAGGTGCCCGAGGTCGTCGCCGAGTGCGGCGCCCACGGCGTCCAGGGACTGGTCGTCCTCGCCGCCGGATACGCCGAGAGCGGCCCCGAGGGGCGCGAGCGGCAGCGCGCGCTCGTACGGCAGGCCCGCAGCTACGGCATGCGGATCATCGGCCCCAACGCCTTCGGCGTCATCAACACCTCCGACCGGGTCCGGCTGAACGCCTCCCTCGCCCCCGAGACGCCCCGCCCCGGCCGGATCGGGCTGTTCGCCCAGTCCGGCGCCATCGGCATCGCCCTGCTCTCCCGACTGCACCGCCGCGGCGGCGGCGTCACCGGCGTCACCGGCGTGTCCACGTTCGTCTCCTCCGGCAACCGCGCCGACGTCAGCGGCAACGACGTCCTGCAGTACTGGTACGACGACCCCGACACCGACGTCGCCCTCATGTACCTGGAGTCCATCGGCAACCCCCGCAAGTTCACCCGCCTCGCCCGGCGCACGGCGGCGGCCAAACCCCTCGTCGTGGTCCAGGGCGCCCGGCACGGCGGCGCCGCCCCGCAGGGCCACACGGTCCGCGTCACCCGCCTGCCGCACGCCACCGTGTCCGCGCTGCTCCGCCAGGCCGGCGTGATCCGCGTCGACACCATCACCGAGCTGGTCGACGCCGGACTGCTGCTCGCCCGCCAGCCGCTGCCCGCCGGACCCCGCGTGGCCATCCTCGGCAACTCGGAGTCGCTCGGCCTGCTCACCTACGACGCCTGCCTCGCCGAGGGCCTGCGCCCCCTGCCACCGCTCGACCTCACGACCCAGGCGTCGGCCGCCGACTTCCACGCCGCCCTGTCGCACGCGCTCGCCGACGACACCTGCGACGCCGTCGTCGTCACGGCGATCCCGGCCATCGGAGACGCCTCCACCGGGGACGCCGAGCTCGCCGAGGCCCTGCGGTCGGCGGCCGAGCGGGTGCCGGGCAAGCCGGTCCTAGTCGTCCACGTGGAGCTGGGCGGACTGGCAGAGGCCCTGTCGGCGGCGGCCAGCACCGCGCCCCAGACCGGCACCACGCTCCGAGGCTCCGTGCCCCGCCCGCACCCCGTCCGCCCCCTGGACTTCCCGGCGGAAGCGCCGCCCGGACCGGACGGCGACCCCGGCGGCTCACCGCGGCTGATCCCCGCCTACCCGGCCGCCGAACGGGCCGTCCGCGCGCTCGGCGAGGCCGTCAAGTACGCCCAGTGGCGGCGCGAGGCCGCTGAGCCCGGCCGTGTCCCCGAGTACGACGACATCGACGAGAAGGGCGCCGCACAGCTGATCGACCGGCTGCTCGCGCGCGGCCAGGGCCTCACGCTCGGCACCGACGACACCTGCGAGCTGCTCGGCCGGTACGGCGTCCATGTGCACCGCGCCCTGCACGCACCCACCGCCGACGCGGCCGTGGAAGCCGCCGGGACGCTCGGCTACCCCGTCGCCCTCAAGGCCACCGCGCCCCATCTGCGGCACCGCGCCGACCTCGGCGGAGTCCGCCTCGACCTCGCGGACGAGGAGCAACTGCGACGGGCGTACACCGAGTTGGCCGAGCTGTTCGGCAAGCCGGAGGAGCTCAGGCCGGTCGTGCAGCGCATGGCGCCGCGCGGCGTGGACACCGTCGTTCGGGCCGTCATCGACCCGGCGGCCGGTGCCGTGCTGTCCTTCGGGCTCGCCGGCGCCGCCTCCCAGCTGCTCGGCGACATGGCGCACCGCCTGGTCCCGGTCACCGACCGCGACGCCGCCTCGCTCGTCCGCGCCATCCGCACCGCCCCGCTGCTGTTCGGCTGGCGGGGCTCCGCGCCCGTGGACACCCCGGCCCTGGAGGAGCTGCTGCTGCGGGTGTCCCGCCTCGTCCACGACCACCCCGAGGTCGTCGCCGTCACCCTGGAGCCGGTGGTCGTCGCCGCGCACGGGCTGAGCGTCCTCGGGGCCTCCGTGCGGCTCGCGCCGCCGCCCGCCCGCGACGACCTCGGGCCCCGGACCCTGCCTGCCTACTGAGACGACGGTGACCGGTGCCTCGCAGTCGGTGCACCCCCGTAGGATGGCGTCATGGCCAAGACCAGTACGACGACCCAGGGGCTGCGTGCGGCGATCGAGCGCAGCGGCTACTACCCGGCCCTCGTGGCCGAGGCGGTGGAGGCCGCCGTGGGCGGCGAGCCCATCCGGTCGTACCTGGTCCACCAGGAGACGACGTTCGACCAGAACGAGGTGCGCCGGCACGTGACCGTGCTGGTCCTCACCCACAACCGCTTCATCGTCAGCCACACCGACGAGCAGGCCGCCGACAGCACCTCCCCGACGCCGTACGCCACGACGTCCACCGAGTCGGTCAAGCTCGGCCGGATCTCGTCGGTCGTCGTCAGCCGCGTCGTCGCCAACCCCGAGCAGTACACCCCGGGCACCCTGCCCCGCGAGATCGTCCTCACCATCGGCTGGGGCGCCGTCTCCCGCATCGACCTGGAGCCCGCCGCCTGCGGCGACCCCAACTGCGAGGCCGACCACGGCTACACGGGCAGCTCCACGGCCGACGACCTCAGCCTGCGCGTCAGCGAGGCCGGTGACGGCCCGGAGACCGTCCGCCAGGCCCTCCTCTTCGCCCAGTCCCTCTCCGAGGCGACCGCGGACGTCGCCCGCTGATGGTCCAGACCGCCGCCTGGGACGCCCACCCGGAACCCCTCGCCGTCGCCTCCGCCCCCGTCCCCCAGTACGGCGGCGGATCCCTCGCCGACCTGCTGCCCACGCTGGCCGCGGGCATGGGCGTACCGGACATGACGGCCGTGATCACCGAGCTGTCCGCCGCCGACCGCAACTGCGTGTTCCTGATCGACGGCCTCGGCTGGGAGCAGCTGCGGGCCCACCCCGACGAGGCGCCGTTCATGACGTCGCTCCTCGCCGGCTCACGCGGCGGCAGCGGGCACCCCATCACCGCGGGCTTCCCGGCCACCACGGCGACCTCCCTCGCCTCCGTCGGCACCGGCCGGCCGCCCGGCGCGCACGGCCTGCCCGGCTACACCGTGCGCAACCCCGACACCGGCGAGCTGATGAACCAGCTCCGCTGGAACCCGTGGACCCCGCCGCACGTCTGGCAGCCGTACCCCACCGTCTTCGAGCTGGCGCACCGCGCGGGCGTGCACGCCGCGCAGGTCTCGTCCCCCACCTTCCAGAACACCCCGCTCACCAAGGTCGCCCTCAGCGGCGGCAGCTTCCTCGGGCGGCTGGCCGGAGAGGAGCGCGTCGACCTGGCCGCCGAGCAGCTCGCGGCGGGCGACCGCGCCCTCGTCTACACGTACTACGCCGAGCTGGACGGCGCCGGACACCGCTACGGCGTCGACTCCGACACCTGGCGCGGGCAGCTGATGTACGTCGACCGGCTCGTCCAGCGCCTCGCCGAACAGCTCCCGCCGCGCACCGCGCTCTACGTCACCGCCGACCACGGCATGATCGACGTGCCCTTCGACGAGGAGCACCGCATCGACTTCGACGCGGACTGGGAGCTGCGCGCCGGGGTCGCCCTGCTGGGCGGCGAGGGCCGCGCCCGGCACGTCTACGCGGTTCCCGGTGCCGCGCAGGACGTCCTGACCTGCTGGCGCGAGGTGCTGGGCGAGCAGTTCTGGGTGGCGTCGCGGGACGAGGCGATCGAGGCGGGCTGGTTCGGCCCGCACATCGACGAGCGGGTCTACGGCCGCCTCGGCGACGTGATCGCGGCCGCGCGGGACGACGTCCTGATCATCGCGTCCGAACGGGAGCCGAAGGAGTCGGCGATGGTCGGCAACCACGGCTCGATGACCCCCGCCGAGCAACTGGTCCCGTTGCTCGAAGTACGCTCCTGACGCTCCTCGTACGCTCCGCTTCCCCTCACCGAAAGGCGCTCGACCCCCCATGCCCGAGCTGGTGTTCTTCTCCGGAACCATGGACTGCGGGAAGTCGACGCTGGCTCTCCAGATCGAGCACAACCGTTCGGCGCGCGGCCTGGCCGGCATCATCTTCACGCGCGACGACCGCGCGGGCGAGGGCAAGCTGTCCAGCCGGCTCGGCCTCGTCACCGACGCGGTGGAGGTCGAGGACGGCGCCGACCTGTACGCCTACGTGGTCGACCACCTCTCCCGGGGCGGTCGCGCGGACTACGTCATCGCCGACGAGGCGCAGTTCCTCGCCCCGGAACAGATCGACCAACTCGCCCGCGTCGTCGACGACCTGAGCCTCGACGTCTTCGCCTTCGGCATCACCACCGACTTCCGCACCAAGCTCTTCCCCGGCTCCCAGCGCCTGGTGGAGCTGGCCGACCGCGTCGAGGTCCTCCAGGTCGAGGCCCTGTGCTGGTGCGGCGCCCGCGCCACCCACAACGCCCGCACGATAGGCGGCGAGATGGTCGTCGAGGGCGCCCAGGTCGTCATCGGCGACGTCGACCAGTCCGACACGATCGGCTACGAGGTCCTGTGCCGCCGCCACCACCGCCGCCGCATGACAGCGGCGACGGCGCGGGCGGCGGCGTTGTCACCGGACGTGTTGCCGGTCACGACCACCTGACCGAGGGAACGCAG encodes:
- a CDS encoding HPr family phosphocarrier protein, with protein sequence MAERRVNVGWAEGLHARPASIFVRAATATGVPVTIAKADGNPVNAASMLAVLGLGAQGGEEIVLASDAEGADAALDRLAKLVAEGLEELPETV
- a CDS encoding bifunctional GNAT family N-acetyltransferase/acetate--CoA ligase family protein codes for the protein MQSASDRHVYPAHWEADVVLRDGGTARIRPITVDDAERLVSFYEQVSDESKYYRFFAPYPRLSAKDVRRFTHHDFVDRVGLAATIGGDFIATVRYDRIGADGAPASAPADEAEVAFLVQDAHQGRGVASALLEHIAAVARERGIRRFAAEVLPANTKMIKVFTDAGYTQKRSFEDGVVRLEFDLEPTDRSLAVQYAREQRAEARSVQRLLVPGSVAVVGVGRTPGGVGRGVLGNITDAGFTGRVYAVNKAFPKDLEEIDGVPAHRSVREIEEQVDLAVVAVPAEQVPEVVAECGAHGVQGLVVLAAGYAESGPEGRERQRALVRQARSYGMRIIGPNAFGVINTSDRVRLNASLAPETPRPGRIGLFAQSGAIGIALLSRLHRRGGGVTGVTGVSTFVSSGNRADVSGNDVLQYWYDDPDTDVALMYLESIGNPRKFTRLARRTAAAKPLVVVQGARHGGAAPQGHTVRVTRLPHATVSALLRQAGVIRVDTITELVDAGLLLARQPLPAGPRVAILGNSESLGLLTYDACLAEGLRPLPPLDLTTQASAADFHAALSHALADDTCDAVVVTAIPAIGDASTGDAELAEALRSAAERVPGKPVLVVHVELGGLAEALSAAASTAPQTGTTLRGSVPRPHPVRPLDFPAEAPPGPDGDPGGSPRLIPAYPAAERAVRALGEAVKYAQWRREAAEPGRVPEYDDIDEKGAAQLIDRLLARGQGLTLGTDDTCELLGRYGVHVHRALHAPTADAAVEAAGTLGYPVALKATAPHLRHRADLGGVRLDLADEEQLRRAYTELAELFGKPEELRPVVQRMAPRGVDTVVRAVIDPAAGAVLSFGLAGAASQLLGDMAHRLVPVTDRDAASLVRAIRTAPLLFGWRGSAPVDTPALEELLLRVSRLVHDHPEVVAVTLEPVVVAAHGLSVLGASVRLAPPPARDDLGPRTLPAY
- a CDS encoding thymidine kinase, translating into MPELVFFSGTMDCGKSTLALQIEHNRSARGLAGIIFTRDDRAGEGKLSSRLGLVTDAVEVEDGADLYAYVVDHLSRGGRADYVIADEAQFLAPEQIDQLARVVDDLSLDVFAFGITTDFRTKLFPGSQRLVELADRVEVLQVEALCWCGARATHNARTIGGEMVVEGAQVVIGDVDQSDTIGYEVLCRRHHRRRMTAATARAAALSPDVLPVTTT
- a CDS encoding DUF5998 family protein yields the protein MAKTSTTTQGLRAAIERSGYYPALVAEAVEAAVGGEPIRSYLVHQETTFDQNEVRRHVTVLVLTHNRFIVSHTDEQAADSTSPTPYATTSTESVKLGRISSVVVSRVVANPEQYTPGTLPREIVLTIGWGAVSRIDLEPAACGDPNCEADHGYTGSSTADDLSLRVSEAGDGPETVRQALLFAQSLSEATADVAR
- a CDS encoding alkaline phosphatase family protein, whose protein sequence is MVQTAAWDAHPEPLAVASAPVPQYGGGSLADLLPTLAAGMGVPDMTAVITELSAADRNCVFLIDGLGWEQLRAHPDEAPFMTSLLAGSRGGSGHPITAGFPATTATSLASVGTGRPPGAHGLPGYTVRNPDTGELMNQLRWNPWTPPHVWQPYPTVFELAHRAGVHAAQVSSPTFQNTPLTKVALSGGSFLGRLAGEERVDLAAEQLAAGDRALVYTYYAELDGAGHRYGVDSDTWRGQLMYVDRLVQRLAEQLPPRTALYVTADHGMIDVPFDEEHRIDFDADWELRAGVALLGGEGRARHVYAVPGAAQDVLTCWREVLGEQFWVASRDEAIEAGWFGPHIDERVYGRLGDVIAAARDDVLIIASEREPKESAMVGNHGSMTPAEQLVPLLEVRS